In the Sphingobacterium sp. PCS056 genome, CCGCATCATCAATATCTACAGGGATCGTACTTAAAAGTGACCGGAAAAAATAAGTTAGTGATCACATTTCGCGATTATCTTTTATAGATGGCGGGGATTAAATAATCTTGCATCATTTTATCCACTTGCGTGTGTCCGTATGGTTTATTATAAGCTGTTGAGCTGATCACAATGACGAGGGGCTGATCTTTGAAAATGAAGACTTTATTTCCCCCATTACCGCTAGAGTAGTATACCTCATAATTCTTATCATCGACACGATATCTTTTGTTCCAAAATAAATAACCATAATATTCATTTTCAGATATGGCAATTTGTCTAGAAAGACTTTTATCTATCCATTCTTGTGCAATAACTTGTTTTCCCTTCCAGATACCTTGATTTTTATACAACTGTCCATACTTAGCAAAATCCAGTGAGCGTAATTGTATACCACCAGCAGTATTCGCTACTTTTTGAGGAGTGAGTTGCCATTTATAATGGGTGATTCCTAAAGGTTGAAATAAGTGGCTATCGGCATATTTTTCTAAACCATTTGGAACAGATTGATTAATGACATCGCCAAGAATGACAACGCCTGCAGTAAAATAATCCCATTTTTTAGTTTTAGCTTTATGTTGGTCTATAGGTAGATCTAAAGCAAAGTTAACCCAGTTTTCCGTCGGATACATATTTTCTTCGTTCCCGGGAGACTCCGCATCCATATCATTTCCGTCAAATGAAGAACTCATTGTCAATAGATCTTTTAGTGAGATTTGCTCTTTTTCCTGCACATAATTTTTAAATGATTTCAAATTGTAAAATTCATTCAGTAGCTGCATTTCACTTTTTAGGTATCCCTCCTGAATAGCAACCCCCATCATGGTCGAAGCAAATGATTTGCCCACTGAACGCATATCATGAAGACTGTGTCTATTCGCACCATTGAAATATTCTTCGATTAAAAGCTCACCATTTTTTATTACGATTATACTTGTTATATCCTTATATACCTGCGTAATTATTTTTTTATTGAGTTCTTCAATTTGAGCAGTATCAATTGAATTGGTAGAAATTTGCCAGTCCTGCAAATGTTTTATAGCTTGAATTTTAACTAGTTTTTCATTGATTTTTATTTTTGGGACTCTAATATTCAACTCTCCTTCCGCAATTTTATTCCCGATCAAAACCGAGTCTAGCTTTACGTAGGGTCTAATTTCAATTTTGAGCAGATGTTTACCACTTGTAAAAGCCTCTTCTCCACCATGCATTAAAAATCTATTCCAAAGAAATCTTCCCCACGAATCTTCGTTAGTAGTGCTTATCAAAGGAACTCTAAAAGTTGTTTTTTGATTTTTACTGTCTAAGTTTCCAGCTCCAACATGAAGATTTTCCACATAGGTCACGTGATCATCGACAAAGAAGGTAAATTGATAATTTCCATTTTTTGTTAACTCCTGAGCAGATAGTTCAGGAGCCAGTATATGCAGGTAATTGGTTAGTGAATTTCCTAAGAAAACTTGAATATTCAGATCCTTTTTATCTTGCAATTCAACCTCAGTTAGGAAATCAGACGGTTTGATATTTTGAATGTTTTTTCCTTTACCTGTAAAAGCAATTTTACCAATATTCACGCTATGGACTGGAGATACAATGCCATCGCTCATGACCAAGTCGGCAGTTTGACCAACAGCTGTCTCCAACATAAGGAGTATGATCGAAATTATGAGGTATATTTTTTTCATCAATTAATAGTTAGCATTGATGGACAAGATACAACATGAAAGTGTAGTCAAATAGAACAGGATTAACATGAAGGAAATTTATTGGCAATCATTTTTCTAAAATTGTTGGGACTGATTCCACTGATCGATTTAAAGCATCTATTGAAATGACTTTGATCTGAAAAACCACAACCATATGCGATTTCAGTCAATGAAAGATTGTTTTCAGCTAATAGTGCATACGCTTTTTCAACCTTCAGCTTCCGTAGATATTCACCTAAATTACAATGAAAATATTTTGAAAAATCTCTTGAAAGATGCACCGGATGCATACCCAATGTTTGCGCCAGATAGTTAAGGGTTAGACGATCTGTACATTCATAGAATAGGATCTCTTTAATCTTATGAACCCAAAGTGGATTTTTATCCGCATCAATATATGATTTATCAAACATCTTTACAAGTGTTTTTAAGACCAACGTTTCGATCGCCAGTGAGGTGGTGGTGTCTCCCAACTTTGTCTCTTTAAATATATTGTATATTAAAAATTTAATATCAATATCTATGATTTTTATACTGCCTTGCAAATTATCTATATTAAAATCCAATTGATCGAACCAATGATTTTGAAGCTCAATATGGAAACCTCTGGTAAAACCCTTTGGTTTTATATTGTAGTGAGGATCTTGCCAGTTATGAAACAGAAGACTACCTGCAGCACAATTATAGATTTCCTTTTTATTCCCTTCGATAACATTTCCCTGTAAAATAAAAGTGAAGTAAGGATTTTCGTGGTAATGCCAATCCACCCGGTCAAGATTATATTCGGTATCGGTCAAGGTTATTCCCTCCAAATGAATGGTCTGATTAGTCTGTCCATAAAACTCACCCGTCTGTAATTGTTTCATTTATTATGGTTTAAAAAAGGAAATCTTGCTATTGGAATATTATTTTTTTAATAAATATAAGGTTTAAAATCAAAACTCACCTCTGTATTTCTTTCGTTTATCGAGTTACTGTGTGTGTTGATCTAAAACAGATAGAATGATCGCTTTTTCCAGTATACTTTTGAATCACCAAATAAAAGTAAAAAAATACACACATGATTTAAAGATATGATGAAAACTTTAATAAAAGCATACGCCATAGCAACCTTGATTACAGTATCCACATTCACGATTGCAGCAGGCAAGCCAATTGTAGATTCGCCCGAAAAAATGATTCTAAACTTATCAGCAGCTCATCTCGCTATTGATCATTATGTTGCGGTCATGAGTGAAGGGCAATCAACAGGTGTGGAGCAGTTGTTTACTGCTGATTTTAGTCAGCTCGTACACGTTCAACAGCCCATAAGCTATACCGATAAAGAAGTGGTTTCTTTTTTGAAGAAGCAAAAAGGAATGCAGTTGAATTGTTAAATCAACACGGTTATCTTAGAGGATTCTGGAGATTATATGGTCGCTAAAGTGTTTATGAATTTTGAAGATTTCATAAAAATGGATGTAGTTACTTTAGTCAATGAACACGGTCAGTAGAAAATTACGAAATCAATCAATTCCTACAAGTAGGCTAAAGAATCAAGTAATCTATCACGTCATTAAAAAGCCTTGCCATGATCATGCCAAGGCTTTTGTTATTTATGCTTCTCTTCTGATATCAAAAGAAATGTAATTTTCGTAATATTCGAGCGATCTCACTGGACTGGTGAAGTTGTACAAAAGTTCTAAGTATATTTTGGATATTAAGGCCCAAGTAGTTTGTTCTCCAAAATTGCGTGCCTTAAATCGGTGCCAAGCCAGTAGTCGTTGTGAGTGATACAATTGGCTGATGTTTTCACGCATAGCATCGATGTCGTTAAAAGGAGTGAGGATACCACGGTCATCTCTCAGTAGATCTTGAGCGTGCCAATATGGAGTAGCAATAACAGCCGCTCCAGCGCCTATTGCAAACGAAAGTGTTCCACTACTGATCTGTTCTTCATGTTGATAAGGAGATAGGTAGATATCACATGCCGTTAAATAATCTTTCAGTTGCTCATCAGACAAGAATTCATCCACGAAAATAACTTTTTCCTGCAATTGCAATTGTTCAACCAAGTCCTGTAACTCATAACGATAAGATTCACCTTCACGTGCCAGTACGTTGGGATGTGTTTTTCCAACGATCAAATATTTAAAATCGGGCAAATCCAGTCCAGACAAAGATTTGATCGCATATTCTAAGCCTTTTCCTCTTCCTATCAGACCAAAAGTCATCATCACAAAATTGGCGTGCATACCTAACTTTTCTTTTGCTGCCTGTTGGTTGTAATCAAATTGCGGCACCCCGTGCGGTATCATCTTGAATTTATACTGGTCACAATTTGGAAATAGCTCCTTCAAGATCTCACATCCTTTTGGCGATAGACTCACCACAGCATGAGATTTTGTAATAAGCGTCTCCATGATTTCCTTTTTTTGTAAAGACGTAGATGCTAATATGGTGTGGAAAATAGTCAACAAAGGAATATTTAACTTGTTGACCAAGTTGTTGATGAAAATACCATCAACACCCCCAAAAATGCCATATTCATGTTGCAAGATGCAATAGTCATATTCTTCATTGATAATATAAGAAGCTTGAATATAACTGTCCAATCGATCCTTATCAATAACAAACCGTACCGAATGATCAAATTGGTCTTGACCAATTTTAGATACGGCAATCACATCGATGGTCACATTAGGATCCAATTCCATCCCTTTCTTCAGGTCCTTTGTAAAAGTTGCTAATCCACATTGTTGAGGCGGGCAGGTACTTATGATTACAATTTTTTTCATAGGAATTATACCGTTTCGATGTTATGTTCTTCGTTATCAACAGGAATATCCAAAATAGCCATCAATAACAAATAGTATCCTCTATCTAATCCTATTTTTTCTGCTTTTTGATCTATATTTTCCATGTGTATGCTATTTTTAAAATGTAATTATCTTTTCGTTTGTTAAAACAAAAGCTGTACCCAACATTCCCTTAGACATGCATAAACGTAGTTTTTGATGCATAACCCGTAGCATAACCCGTATTATCCGTAAAAAAACGGAGCGAATAGGTATTTTTTTACCCGTTGATCTACCATGCAGTTTCATGGTGCTGAATGCTAGTTTATAGCATAAGTATCGTTATATTTATAGTTGACAAATTTTGCTTACAATGAGTTTGTCGCATTTTTATTGTTAAACCGATCACCTTATAGATATCATTTGTTATGAAATTGAAACATATCCTTTATTTTCTTATCCTGTTCCATTCATTTGCTTATGCACAGGAAAACCTAGATTTTAATGCTAAAAAGAATATCATCTCGCCAGAGGTCAATGAAAAAAAAGTGACCTTCCGACTTTTAGCTCCGCAAGCCAAAACTGTAAAGCTACAGGGGAATTGGATGGAATCAAGTCCTGTTGAACTGCAAAAAGGTGCCGACGGAGTCTGGTCATTGTCACAAGCCGATTTCAAACCAGATATTTACACCTATTCTTATTTAGTTGATGGTGTTAAGGCCAATGATCCAAACAATCCCTATCAAGTTCGTGATGTTTCCTCTGTGATGAGTATGTTTTTAGTGGCGGGGCCACAGTCATTATCCTACGAAGTACAACGCGTTCCGCATGGAAGTGTTACTAAACGATGGTATGCT is a window encoding:
- a CDS encoding serine hydrolase domain-containing protein produces the protein MKKIYLIISIILLMLETAVGQTADLVMSDGIVSPVHSVNIGKIAFTGKGKNIQNIKPSDFLTEVELQDKKDLNIQVFLGNSLTNYLHILAPELSAQELTKNGNYQFTFFVDDHVTYVENLHVGAGNLDSKNQKTTFRVPLISTTNEDSWGRFLWNRFLMHGGEEAFTSGKHLLKIEIRPYVKLDSVLIGNKIAEGELNIRVPKIKINEKLVKIQAIKHLQDWQISTNSIDTAQIEELNKKIITQVYKDITSIIVIKNGELLIEEYFNGANRHSLHDMRSVGKSFASTMMGVAIQEGYLKSEMQLLNEFYNLKSFKNYVQEKEQISLKDLLTMSSSFDGNDMDAESPGNEENMYPTENWVNFALDLPIDQHKAKTKKWDYFTAGVVILGDVINQSVPNGLEKYADSHLFQPLGITHYKWQLTPQKVANTAGGIQLRSLDFAKYGQLYKNQGIWKGKQVIAQEWIDKSLSRQIAISENEYYGYLFWNKRYRVDDKNYEVYYSSGNGGNKVFIFKDQPLVIVISSTAYNKPYGHTQVDKMMQDYLIPAIYKR
- a CDS encoding helix-turn-helix domain-containing protein, translating into MKQLQTGEFYGQTNQTIHLEGITLTDTEYNLDRVDWHYHENPYFTFILQGNVIEGNKKEIYNCAAGSLLFHNWQDPHYNIKPKGFTRGFHIELQNHWFDQLDFNIDNLQGSIKIIDIDIKFLIYNIFKETKLGDTTTSLAIETLVLKTLVKMFDKSYIDADKNPLWVHKIKEILFYECTDRLTLNYLAQTLGMHPVHLSRDFSKYFHCNLGEYLRKLKVEKAYALLAENNLSLTEIAYGCGFSDQSHFNRCFKSISGISPNNFRKMIANKFPSC
- a CDS encoding glycosyltransferase; amino-acid sequence: MKKIVIISTCPPQQCGLATFTKDLKKGMELDPNVTIDVIAVSKIGQDQFDHSVRFVIDKDRLDSYIQASYIINEEYDYCILQHEYGIFGGVDGIFINNLVNKLNIPLLTIFHTILASTSLQKKEIMETLITKSHAVVSLSPKGCEILKELFPNCDQYKFKMIPHGVPQFDYNQQAAKEKLGMHANFVMMTFGLIGRGKGLEYAIKSLSGLDLPDFKYLIVGKTHPNVLAREGESYRYELQDLVEQLQLQEKVIFVDEFLSDEQLKDYLTACDIYLSPYQHEEQISSGTLSFAIGAGAAVIATPYWHAQDLLRDDRGILTPFNDIDAMRENISQLYHSQRLLAWHRFKARNFGEQTTWALISKIYLELLYNFTSPVRSLEYYENYISFDIRREA